A window from Fragaria vesca subsp. vesca linkage group LG5, FraVesHawaii_1.0, whole genome shotgun sequence encodes these proteins:
- the LOC101306729 gene encoding glucan endo-1,3-beta-glucosidase 12-like — MATTQLLLLLLPFILNPLSNLAVSGVGINYGTLGNNLPPPKRVAQLLQSTLIDKVKIYDTNPEILQAFSNTGIDLIVAVENSRVANISSDVSSADEWFATRVLPFIPATSITSIAVGNEYLTSNSDHQVLDPAALVQAMQNLHSVLIARALDRKIKITTPHSMAILASSFPPSASTFATDLVPTMTSIVAFLADTASPFMINAYPYFAYRDNPDMVNLQYALLGNSTSTGVRDPKGYTYSNMLDAQIDAVRSAVDALGLGPHRTVEIMVSESGWPSKGDTGEIAATPENARTYNTRLIERAQSNKGTPMKPKDKIEVFVFALFNENKKEGGASERNFGIFNGDGSKVYEVDLSCQFCSGDSDGGGNGGFGEKLSGAVRGPSVWCIAKPHADEKVLQAVLDFCCGGGGVDCREIYDNGDCFEPDKLLAHASYAMNAYYQMHGRNYWNCDFKGTGLVTFSDPTYGRCRYPQQ, encoded by the exons ATGGCTACCACCCAGCTACTACTCCTCCTCCTCCCTTTCATTTTGAACCCTTTGTCTAATTTAGCTGTTTCCGGAGTCGGCATTAACTACGGTACTCTCGGAAACAACCTCCCACCACCAAAAAGAGTAGCTCAGCTCCTTCAGTCCACTCTCATAGACAAGGTTAAAATTTATGACACCAACCCTGAAATCCTCCAGGCCTTCTCCAACACCGGGATCGACCTCATTGTCGCCGTGGAGAACTCCCGGGTGGCCAACATCAGCTCAGACGTGTCCTCGGCGGATGAGTGGTTCGCTACTCGTGTCCTGCCCTTCATTCCTGCCACTTCCATTACATCCATTGCTGTAGGAAACGAGTACCTAACTTCAAACAGTGATCACCAAGTGCTTGACCCTGCTGCTCTTGTGCAAGCAATGCAGAACTTGCACTCGGTGCTCATAGCCCGAGCACTCGACCGAAAGATCAAGATCACAACTCCACATAGCATGGCCATTTTAGCCTCCTCATTCCCTCCTTCAGCTTCAACTTTTGCTACAGATCTCGTACCAACTATGACTTCCATAGTTGCATTCTTGGCTGACACTGCTTCCCCTTTTATGATCAATGCTTACCCTTATTTCGCATACAG GGACAACCCGGACATGGTTAACCTACAATATGCATTACTAGGAAACTCAACATCAACCGGTGTGCGTGACCCTAAGGGGTACACATACTCCAACATGTTGGATGCACAAATTGATGCTGTTCGGTCTGCGGTTGATGCACTGGGACTAGGACCTCACCGGACAGTGGAGATTATGGTATCCGAATCCGGGTGGCCATCCAAAGGAGACACGGGTGAAATTGCTGCCACCCCGGAAAATGCCAGGACTTACAACACAAGGCTGATCGAACGTGCCCAGTCCAACAAAGGCACACCTATGAAGCCTAAAGACAAGATTGAGGTGTTTGTGTTTGCCTTGTTTAATGAGAACAAAAAGGAAGGGGGTGCAAGTGAGAGGAACTTTGGGATTTTTAATGGTGATGGGTCGAAGGTGTATGAGGTTGATTTGAGCTGCCAGTTTTGCAGTGGTGATAGTGATGGTGGTGGTAATGGAGGGTTTGGTGAGAAACTGTCCGGTGCGGTTAGGGGACCGTCGGTTTGGTGCATTGCCAAGCCACATGCTGATGAGAAGGTGCTTCAGGCTGTGTTGGATTTTTGCTGTGGTGGTGGTGGTGTGGACTGCAGAGAGATCTATGACAATGGGGATTGCTTTGAGCCTGATAAGCTGCTTGCACATGCATCTTATGCTATGAATGCTTATTACCAGATGCATGGAAGGAACTACTGGAACTGTGACTTCAAGGGCACTGGCTTAGTAACTTTCAGTGATCCAA CTTATGGGAGATGTCGGTATCCTCAACAGTAG